The following proteins come from a genomic window of Peptoniphilus equinus:
- the recR gene encoding recombination mediator RecR — translation MARRAQSIDALIAALNHLPGIGTKTAQRLAYHIIDMDEGDVAHLASTIVDAKHTVKKCRVCQNFTDEELCDICRDPTRDRSTICVVEFPKDVEALERSHGYHGLYHVLHGVISPSKGKSAEDISIDELFERLRTEDIREIILATNPTGDGETTALYLSGLLKNFDLQVSRIGYGLPVGGDLEFYDEVTISTALENRRILK, via the coding sequence ATGGCGCGGCGTGCACAATCGATTGATGCGCTGATTGCAGCGTTGAATCATTTGCCGGGCATTGGCACCAAGACGGCACAGCGTCTTGCTTATCATATCATCGATATGGATGAGGGGGATGTGGCACATTTGGCGAGCACCATTGTGGACGCCAAACACACCGTTAAAAAATGCCGCGTGTGTCAAAATTTTACCGATGAGGAGCTTTGTGATATTTGCCGGGATCCTACTCGAGATCGAAGCACAATTTGTGTGGTGGAATTCCCCAAAGATGTGGAAGCCCTCGAGCGCTCTCACGGCTATCATGGTCTTTATCACGTGCTCCATGGCGTCATTTCGCCATCGAAGGGCAAGAGTGCCGAGGATATTTCCATTGACGAGCTTTTTGAACGCCTGAGGACGGAGGATATTCGTGAGATTATTCTCGCCACGAATCCCACAGGGGATGGCGAGACGACAGCGCTATACCTCTCCGGACTCTTAAAAAACTTTGATCTTCAAGTGAGCCGTATAGGCTACGGTTTGCCTGTGGGCGGCGATCTGGAGTTCTATGATGAAGTCACTATTTCCACAGCTCTTGAAAATCGACGTATACTCAAATAA